A window from Chiloscyllium punctatum isolate Juve2018m chromosome 3, sChiPun1.3, whole genome shotgun sequence encodes these proteins:
- the cmpk2 gene encoding UMP-CMP kinase 2, mitochondrial, whose product MNVRCSFQMAQALGSALYREWAERLFAIECCNNSEPLYFALSPSPEGPWDESSRLHQVLSRGESYSVCVASENRIEGAESYARLRAELSGLPPRCRVMELMAFSPGKPGSLIKGFLVQDDRHHEGTERVLQHLVRESGQTTLCSYTRDGAGRIWQRLRLLTDGQDREISRNCLSLAARPELHPSVLNIKNSVIFFQYEDAYCVLKECVETIPKAKEILQLADQYDRTPRKGLHPVIVIEGLDATGKSTLTEALRDSLQATLLKSPPDCISHLRKTFDAKPPLIRRAFYALGNYITGSIIARESEKSPVIVDRFWHSTAAYAIATEVSGKLENLPPHHHELYQWPQDLIRPDLVLLLTVDAEERVRRLEQRGEMRTREEIELEANSIFRQKVEATYRRMENPACVVVDASASKEVVFKNTLHVIKRHCGIEQT is encoded by the exons ATGAATGTTCGCTGCAGCTTTCAGATGGCTCAGGCACTGGGCTCGGCGCTCTACAGGGAATGGGCCGAGAGGCTCTTTGCGATCGAGTGCTGCAACAACTCGGAGCCGCTTTACTTCGCCCTGAGCCCGTCCCCGGAGGGGCCCTGGGACGAGAGCTCCCGCCTGCACCAGGTGCTCAGCCGCGGCGAGAGCTACTCGGTCTGCGTCGCCTCCGAGAACAGGATTGAAGGCGCCGAGTCCTATGCCCGGCTGCGGGCTGAGCTCAGCGGGCTACCCCCGCGGTGCCGCGTTATGGAGCTGATGGCGTTCTCCCCCGGCAAACCGGGATCCCTGATCAAGGGATTCCTGGTGCAGGACGATCGCCATCACGAGGGCACGGAGCGTGTCCTGCAGCATCTGGTCCGTGAGAGCGGGCAGACCACTCTGTGCAGCTACACCAGGGATGGTGCTGGCAGAATCTGGCAGAGACTCCGGCTCCTCACTGATGGGCAGGACAGGGAGATCTCCAGGAACTGTCTCTCTCTGGCCGCAAGACCAGAGCTCCATCCCTCGGTGTTGAACATCAAAAACTCAGTTATATTCTTCCAGTACGAAGATGCTTACTGCGTTTTGAAAGAG TGTGTTGAAACAATTCCTAAAGCCAAGGAAATTCTGCAGTTAGCGGATCAATATGACAGGACTCCTCGAAAGGGCCTACATCCAGTAATTGTGATAGAAGGACTCGATGCAACAG GTAAAAGTACATTGACTGAAGCTTTAAGAGACTCCCTCCAAGCAACGCTTCTAAAATCCCCACCAGACTGCATTAGCCACTTGAGAAAAACATTTGATGCAAAGCCACCTCTTATACGACGGGCTTTTTATGCATTGGGCAATTACATTACTGGCTCCATCATAGCAAGAGAATCTGAAAAGTCTCCGGTAATTGTGGATCG ATTCTGGCATAGCACTGCAGCCTATGCTATTGCAACAGAAGTCAGTGGAAAACTAGAGAACCTACCACCACATCATCATGAATTATACCAGTGGCCCCAGGATCTAATTCGACCGGATTTGGTGCTGTTACTCACAGTTGATGCAGAGGAGAGAGTCCGTCGTCTAGAACAAAGAGGAGAGATGAGAACAAGGGAAGAAATCGAGCTGGAAGCAAACAGTATATTTCGACAAAA GGTGGAAGCAACTTACAGAAGAATGGAGAATCCAGCGTGTGTTGTGGTCGATGCCAGTGCTTCGAAGGAAGTAGTCTTCAAGAATACTCTTCATGTAATTAAGAGACATTGTGGCATTGAACAAACTTGA